The following coding sequences are from one Gossypium raimondii isolate GPD5lz chromosome 4, ASM2569854v1, whole genome shotgun sequence window:
- the LOC105779242 gene encoding NAC domain-containing protein 104 isoform X1: MEMEDGRSVNHLPPGFRFCPTDEELVLHFLYPKSLRLPCYSNIIPELDLHRLHPWELDGKALMSGKRYFFFSQKMENRVLENGYWKQLDMEEPIFSGGSGKVGVKKLFEFYIGGAPFGMKTNWVMQEYHLCNWGSALSFHYPKTKGIRKLLKSIRAMLRASTTVMKMEVSYHALMKCSCHWTMTLMIYLPPISCEYIYNLLVFISGFLFCYCIEYKEK; encoded by the exons ATGGAAATGGAAGATGGCCGCAGTGTCAACCACCTCCCTCCAGGCTTTCGATTTTGCCCTACCGACGAAGAACTTGTTCTTCACTTTCTCTACCCCAAGTCCCTCCGTTTACCTTGCTATTCCAACATCATTCCTGAACTTGATCTTCATCGGCTTCACCCTTGGGAACTAGATG GGAAGGCGTTGATGAGCGGTAAACGGTACTTCTTCTTTAGCCAAAAGATGGAAAATCGGGTCCTGGAAAATGGGTATTGGAAGCAATTAGACATGGAGGAGCCAATCTTCAGTGGAGGTTCAGGGAAAGTTGGGGTGAAGAAACTCTTTGAATTCTACATTGGTGGGGCTCCATTTGGTATGAAAACAAATTGGGTGATGCAAGAGTACCATCTTTGTAATTGGGGCTCAGCCCTTTCATTCCACTACCCTAAAACAAAAGGAATCAGAAAACTG TTGAAGAGCATAAGGGCAATGCTCAGAGCTTCAACTACAGTGATGAAGATGGAAGTGAGCTATCATGCCTTGATGAAATGTTCTTGTCATTGGACGATGACCTTGATGATATATCTTCCTCCCATTTcttgtgaatatatatataatttgctAGTTTTTATATCTGGTTTTCTGTTTTGTTATTGTATAGagtacaaagaaaaataa
- the LOC105779242 gene encoding NAC domain-containing protein 104 isoform X2: MEMEDGRSVNHLPPGFRFCPTDEELVLHFLYPKSLRLPCYSNIIPELDLHRLHPWELDGKALMSGKRYFFFSQKMENRVLENGYWKQLDMEEPIFSGGSGKVGVKKLFEFYIGGAPFGMKTNWVMQEYHLCNWGSALSFHYPKTKGIRKLDSNYKWVLCKVEEHKGNAQSFNYSDEDGSELSCLDEMFLSLDDDLDDISSSHFL, translated from the exons ATGGAAATGGAAGATGGCCGCAGTGTCAACCACCTCCCTCCAGGCTTTCGATTTTGCCCTACCGACGAAGAACTTGTTCTTCACTTTCTCTACCCCAAGTCCCTCCGTTTACCTTGCTATTCCAACATCATTCCTGAACTTGATCTTCATCGGCTTCACCCTTGGGAACTAGATG GGAAGGCGTTGATGAGCGGTAAACGGTACTTCTTCTTTAGCCAAAAGATGGAAAATCGGGTCCTGGAAAATGGGTATTGGAAGCAATTAGACATGGAGGAGCCAATCTTCAGTGGAGGTTCAGGGAAAGTTGGGGTGAAGAAACTCTTTGAATTCTACATTGGTGGGGCTCCATTTGGTATGAAAACAAATTGGGTGATGCAAGAGTACCATCTTTGTAATTGGGGCTCAGCCCTTTCATTCCACTACCCTAAAACAAAAGGAATCAGAAAACTG GATTCTAATTATAAGTGGGTTCTATGTAAAGTTGAAGAGCATAAGGGCAATGCTCAGAGCTTCAACTACAGTGATGAAGATGGAAGTGAGCTATCATGCCTTGATGAAATGTTCTTGTCATTGGACGATGACCTTGATGATATATCTTCCTCCCATTTcttgtga
- the LOC105778872 gene encoding uncharacterized protein LOC105778872, which produces MRIAESAKNCYKDFTEANMRSKRSDGYSPCCQWRSPTSNFIKVNFDASFKASNNNGGVGVVLRDFEGFVVGAAALKLPVVANTATVKAIVAVKAIETTIGMGFSYVIFEGDARVIMKGLISKEEDFSEIVPILDKAKSLLQQFDKFHINHTRQEGNKAAHELTKFSSTLDNDLYWIEDYAACIHQAILDDAVNL; this is translated from the coding sequence ATGAGAATTGCTGAAAGTGCCAAGAATTGCTACAAGGATTTCACTGAAGCAAATATGAGAAGCAAAAGAAGTGATGGTTATTCACCTTGCTGCCAATGGAGAAGCCCAACCTCCAATTTTATTAAGGTCAATTTTGATGCTAGTTTTAAGGCATCAAACAACAATGGAGGGGTGGGAGTTGTGTTAAGAGACTTTGAAGGATTTGTGGTCGGTGCAGCAGCTTTGAAATTGCCAGTTGTAGCAAACACTGCTACTGTGAAAGCTATTGTAGCTGTCAAAGCCATTGAAACAACTATTGGCATGGGATTTTCTTATGTTATTTTCGAAGGTGATGCAAGAGTGATTATGAAAGGATTGATTAGTAAAGAAGAAGACTTTTCCGAGATTGTACCAATTCTTGACAAGGCCAAATCCTTGCTGCAACAATTTGATAAGTTTCATATCAACCATACGCGACAAGAAGGCAACAAGGCTGCCCATGAGCTTACAAAATTTAGCAGTACTCTTGATAACGATTTGTATTGGATTGAGGACTATGCTGCTTGTATCCACCAAGCTATTTTGGATGATGCTGTCAATCTCTAA
- the LOC105780146 gene encoding 2-oxoisovalerate dehydrogenase subunit alpha 2, mitochondrial gives MAFYSKIPRNIINNLKSKVGLWSLMKQSHGTCSYSSCLNTIHLHRFLPLTTLPQFTNPDSISHKKGHFPHFQRFQSTTTEKQIDSVPNGEQSQVLDFPGGKVVFSPEMRFLSESPSVYSQCYRVLDDNGQLISHSNFVTVSEEVAVKMYSNMVTLQTLDTIFYEAQRQGRISFYVTSIGEEAINIASAAALTSDDIVFPQYREPGVLLWRGFTLQEFANQCFGNKADYGKGRQMPIHYGSNKLNYFTVASTIATQIPHAVGAAYSLKMDKKDACAVTYFGDGGTSEGDFHAAMNFAAVTESPVIFICRNNGWAISTPTSDQFRSDGIAVRGQAYGVRSIRVDGNDALAMYSAVHSARHMAVNEHRPILIEAVTYRVGHHSTSDDSTKYRPANEIEWWRMARDPVTRFRKWIEINGWWGSEAESQLRSSIRSQLLHAIQIAERAEKPPVNDLFTDVYDNIPSNLREQEKLLKETINRHPKDYPADVPI, from the exons ATGGCTTTCTATTCGAAAATCCCAAGAAACATTATCAACAACCTTAAATCAAAGGTCGGATTATGGAGTTTAATGAAGCAGAGTCATGGTACTTGTTCTTACAGCTCTTGTCTGAATACCATTCATCTTCACCGTTTCCTCCCATTAACTACTCTACCACAATTCACAAACCCAGATTCTATTTCCCATAAAAAAGGACATTTTCCCCATTTTCAGCGTTTTCAATCCACTACAACTGAGAAACAGATTGATTCTGTCCCAAATGGTGAACAAAGTCAG GTATTGGATTTTCCAGGAGGAAAAGTTGTATTTTCTCCTGAGATGCGGTTTTTATCGGAATCTCCTAGTGTGTATTCCCAGTGCTACCGAGTTCTTGATGATAATGGTCAGCTAATTAGTCACAGCAACTTTGTTACG GTCAGTGAGGAAGTTGCTGTGAAAATGTATAGCAACATGGTCACCCTTCAAACTTTGGATACCATATTCTACGAAGCTCAAAGGCAAGGAAGAATTTCCTTCTACGTGACCTCCATTGGAGAAGAGGCTATCAACATTGCATCGGCAGCGGCACTTACATCAGATGACATTGTTTTCCCCCAG TACAGGGAGCCAGGAGTTCTATTATGGCGTGGTTTCACCTTGCAAGAATTTGCAAACCAGTGTTTTGGAAACAAAGCTGATTATGGGAAAGGCAGACAAATGCCTATTCATTATGGATCTAACAAGCTTAACTACTTCACCGTAGCATCAACTATTGC TACACAAATTCCTCATGCAGTTGGTGCTGCATATTCtctgaagatggacaaaaaagATGCATGTGCTGTCACTTACTTTGGTGATGGTGGCACAAGTGAG GGAGATTTTCATGCTGCTATGAATTTTGCGGCGGTCACAGAGTCTCCAGTCATTTTTATCTGCAGGAATAACGGATGGGCAATTAGTACACCCACTTCAGACCAGTTTCGAA GTGATGGGATTGCTGTTAGAGGGCAAGCTTATGGAGTCCGGAGCATTCGTGTAGATGGTAATGATGCACTTGCGATGTATAGTGCAGTTCACTCTGCACGTCATATGGCTGTAAATGAACATAGGCCCATTTTAATTGAA GCTGTTACATATCGAGTTGGACACCACTCCACATCAGATGATTCCACCAAGTACCGTCCTGCCAATGAAATCGAATGGTGGAGAATGGCAAGAGACCCTGTAACAAGATTTCGAAAGTGGATTGAGATAAATGGTTGGTGGGGTAGTGAGGCTGAGTCACAGCTCAGAAGCAGCATTCGGAGTCAG TTATTGCATGCAATTCAGATAGCAGAGAGAGCTGAGAAACCTCCAGTTAATGACTTATTCACAGATGTATACGATAATATTCCGTCCAACCTGCGCGAGCAAGAGAAACTGCTGAAAGAAACCATCAATAGACACCCCAAAGATTACCCTGCAGATGTTCCGATTTAG